GGCAAACCAGAGTCGATAGAAATACGAGTAATACCTGAAGCAGATTCATTTGAGACCAACTCAAAGTGATAGGTTTCACCACGAATCACTGCACCCAAGGCAACTAATCCATCGAATTCACCTGTCTCCGCAAGCTTTTGAAGGGCGAAAGGAATCTCGAGTGCACCAGGAACGGTGACTAATTTAATGTCGGATTGCGCAACGCCTAAAGCAATCAATTCCTGAATGCAGGCATTAGTAAGGGCAACGCAATGATCTTCATTGAAGCGAGCTTGCACGATACCGATTCGTAAATCTTGACCATTGAGATCTGCTTCTAATACTCCTACTGCGTCGCTGTTCGATTGAGTCATGATGATCTTTTAAAGAGATGATGCTTATTTTGGTTGATAGGGAATGTATCCCGTTACTTCTAATTTGTAACCAGAAAGACTTGGTACTGGACTTGGGTTGGCTAATAAACGCATCTTACCAACCCCAATATCTTTAAGGATTTGCGCACCGATTCCATAGCTACGGAAATCGGTTTTACGAGTAAGCGTTTGTTTTACTTCATCAGAGGATTGGTTCAGTTTTTTAAATTGCGCTAACCAGTCTTGATCATTGGGGGCAGCAATGCCTGCTGCATTGAGTAAAACGGCAACTCCTGCAGGGGCGCTAGCAATCTCTTGGAGTGCTTGTGCTAATGGCCAAGAATGGGTGCTAACCTGAGAATCTAAAAAGTCCAAAACGGTTACAGGCTCATGTACTCGTACTAGGGTTTCTTGCGCTTCGGATGGTTTGCCATGTACTAGTGCAATATGAATGCATGAGCTTGGGGTGTCACGATAGATAATGCCCTCAAACTTACCCCATGGGGTGATGAATTCACGAACACCCTCACGCACCACAATACTTTCGTTTTGGCTACGGTATTTGATGAGATCGGCAATGCTACCAATTTTGAGTTGATGTTCTTTGGCGAACTCTAGTAGGTCTGGCAAGCGTGCCATGCTGCCATCATCTTTCATGATCTCGCAAATCACCGCTGTTGGAGAGCAACCTGCCATTGCCGCAAGATCACAGCCGGCCTCTGTATGGCCAGAGCGAATCAATACACCACCAGGTTGCGCCATCAGCGGAAAAATATGACCAGGCTGTACTAAGTCGCTTGGTTTGGCATTCGGTGCCACAGCAGTCTTAATGGTCAAGGCGCGATCTGCAGCAGAAATACCAGTAGTCACACCAGTAGCTGCCTCAATCGAGACGGTGAAGTTGGTTCCCATGGAGGTGCCGTTATCGCGCACCATCAACGGTAAATTGAGCTGCTGGCAGCGCTCGCGGGTCAATGTCAGGCAAATGAGCCCACGACCGTGTTTGGCCATAAAATTGACTGTTTCTGCGCTGACATGATCAGCAGCCAAAACTAGATCACCCTCGTTTTCGCGATCTTCTTCGTCCACGAGAATGACCATGTGGCCAGCACGAAGCTCGGCAATGATTTCTTCTGTGGGGGAAAGGGTATTTGGCATAGCCATGTATTTTAAGCTGAGCAGGCGATTATCGTTAGTCTCCGACGGCATTCTTCTGCTTATCTGACGGTAAGACCCTCTGAGTCCTGTTTTATTAGCCTTTGGGGCTCTAGAAAATGCCATATGAGCCTCAACACCCAAAACCCAGCGAATGGATTTATCTTGCTCGAGGTATTAGTGGCGATGAGTCTCATTTTGGGTGTTTGGATGATTTCCATTGGCGCTTATCAAGGATTGGCTCTTCGGTTTAAGCAGCAGGAGAGCAAACGCTCCCATCTTAGGCAGACTTTTGATAGCTACGAGCTTGCAGAACAAGTTAGGGTTAATAACGCCAATAACAAGCAAATCAGCCCACCCAGTAGTCCCAATATTTCCATTAAGGATGTGAAGCATGAATCTTCTCGAGTGTCTGGTCGGAATCGCGCTTTGCACCCTGCTAATAAATCCACTGCTAAAAATCAGCGCTGATTTGTGGGTTAAGCAAATGGAGTATGAAAAATCTCAAGCTCTCACTTCAGAAGCGGAGCGCGCATTGGAGTTGATTGGGCGCGCTATTCGGATGGCGGGCTATCGAAATATGAAATCAGCTCAAGAGATTGCAAGCAAGAAAAATATCAAAAATTCAATTGAGATTCAGAAGGGTGCCGGTTATCAGGGATCTGATTCTTTACTTGCGAGACACGAGTTATCAAATGAAATCGATTTTGATTGCATCGGAAATGTATTAACGAACGATCGCACAAAACACAACTTAGCCTTGCAAGGTTTTTTAGTGGAAAGGCAAGCTGGCTTACCAAAGGGGGCGAAAATTAATGGTGGCTCACTAATGTGTCAGTCACTAGATCGTCAGGGCCGAATACAAAACACTACCCTGATGAACGGTATTAATCACTTAAAGATTGATGAACTAAACCCCTCTATAAACCAGGGCCAAAGGGCCTTTAGGATCAAACTAGAAATGACCGATGGAGCTTCTTTGCAGAAGACATTCATGCGCACCTTCATCACCAGAAATCTCCCATGATTTTGGCTTGGGTGATGTCATTATTACTTTTGTGTTCGTCTCTCATTATTTATCTTGAGAGATTAACCAGTCTGCGTGCGCTTGAGACAAAAACAATTGAGTATGCACAAGAGCGATTTATGTCTGCAGAGAGATCAGTTCTTGAATGCGAAGAAAATATTACTAAGGTATCTGCATTAATGGAAAATCACTGCTTCATTCAGTCTGTAGGCAAGGGCTTATGGCTGATTTCTAGTAAAGAAAAACCGAGTATTCACCTACATGTTTTGGTAGATGAAAAATTAGGTGTGATTACCCGCCTAAATTGGCGTCAAGCATTTGAATAAAATGCACCAACCGGAGTCAGGGGCAAGCTTGCTGGAATTAATGGCGGTGATGTTGATTATTGCTATTGCCACAACTGTCACGATGCCACTACTGCAAAAGCAAACTGCCTCTCGCGAAATCGAATCAGTCGCCAGAAGATGGATTGCTCACGCTCAATTTGCGCGTCAGCATGCATTGCACTTGGGTGAGTCTATGAGGATTGAACCTCTCTTGGACGGCAAGTGGGACGGTGGCTGGGTCATTAGTAGTGGTTGTTTAAGTAAATTTAGCAAGCCTGATTGCGTGAGCAAAGTATGGCTTTCTCAAGGGAGAATTGACCCCATCTTTTTTCGGGGTGGGGGCAGATACTTTATGGATCCCCATACAGGCAAAACTGGAATTCTGTTTAATGCTGCAGGGGCTGCTAAAACAGCTCAGGGCGGTTTTGTTGCCAATCGTCTGGTATTGGGCCACCAAAGGTATCCGGGCTTAGAGCGCCAGCTGATATTGGGCAGTGGTGGGCGTTGGCGAATCTGTGACCCTGCCAGAGATACAAAGCGTTGCCATTGAATGGTTTAATAGATGCATGTATACCGCTGTTGATCACCAATGGATGGGCGAGGCATTAGCCGAGGCTCAGAAAGCACTCTATTTGTCCAACCCCAATCCTCGGGTG
This DNA window, taken from Polynucleobacter sp. MWH-UH25E, encodes the following:
- the ribH gene encoding 6,7-dimethyl-8-ribityllumazine synthase; this encodes MTQSNSDAVGVLEADLNGQDLRIGIVQARFNEDHCVALTNACIQELIALGVAQSDIKLVTVPGALEIPFALQKLAETGEFDGLVALGAVIRGETYHFELVSNESASGITRISIDSGLPIANGVLTCDTDEQAAVRVNVKGADCAKAVVEMANLALALTPDIDFEMNDGEE
- the ribBA gene encoding bifunctional 3,4-dihydroxy-2-butanone-4-phosphate synthase/GTP cyclohydrolase II; its protein translation is MPNTLSPTEEIIAELRAGHMVILVDEEDRENEGDLVLAADHVSAETVNFMAKHGRGLICLTLTRERCQQLNLPLMVRDNGTSMGTNFTVSIEAATGVTTGISAADRALTIKTAVAPNAKPSDLVQPGHIFPLMAQPGGVLIRSGHTEAGCDLAAMAGCSPTAVICEIMKDDGSMARLPDLLEFAKEHQLKIGSIADLIKYRSQNESIVVREGVREFITPWGKFEGIIYRDTPSSCIHIALVHGKPSEAQETLVRVHEPVTVLDFLDSQVSTHSWPLAQALQEIASAPAGVAVLLNAAGIAAPNDQDWLAQFKKLNQSSDEVKQTLTRKTDFRSYGIGAQILKDIGVGKMRLLANPSPVPSLSGYKLEVTGYIPYQPK
- a CDS encoding GspH/FimT family pseudopilin, translating into MHQPESGASLLELMAVMLIIAIATTVTMPLLQKQTASREIESVARRWIAHAQFARQHALHLGESMRIEPLLDGKWDGGWVISSGCLSKFSKPDCVSKVWLSQGRIDPIFFRGGGRYFMDPHTGKTGILFNAAGAAKTAQGGFVANRLVLGHQRYPGLERQLILGSGGRWRICDPARDTKRCH